The genomic stretch ACTAAAAATTGGATCCTTTGTGATAATTGGCAAACAAACAGACAAAGATTGTTTGATATGCTGGTTGAAAGAACTTCTAAAGTCTTAAATGAAACTGATTATCACCTTTCAAAATATTATAGAAAAGGAATATGTACTTTAAAATGATGCAACCAACCAATCAGTTCCTCAGTCCAATTTTAGCAGGAAACTTTAAGCTCCTTCAATTAAGGTGCATAAGTTCACAACAGATTTGTTAATAGAATTAATTTGAAGTTTTATTTAAACAAGGCATACACCAGTTTGGTCTACTGGCAACCCAGCCTGAAGAATGGAACAAAAAAAATCCACTTGCATTCAAAGccaaacaaataattaaaactaatagtAAAATTGATATCATAATTCTTATCTTACCTCAACAAACTTTGTTCAAAAGCAATAGTAAGAAACTGGTGAAGTATAAAACTCTGCATCTGCTATATTATTAGTGGCTGTCTTCTCATATGAGATCTGctctaataaataaatactattaattaataacatcatcagcactaacaattaatgaaattaaaaccaTGTAAGAAGGAAACAATCAAAAAGGAAACCACACATGTATCCATTAACTAAAGAAAAAAGGACaacatataattattatataataagatTTAACTAACAAATTATCTTATAAAAGTGTATAATACAGCTTATGAAAACAAGCAGCAactttaaaagttaaaattgcCCTGTGAACACACTGGGATAGGGATGGGACCCATGGAAGCAAAAAAGCGCGCATGCTATCCCATGATCCTCAGAAAAATGTTGATAAATTAAGTAACATTCAACAAAATAACAATGATCTTCCAGGTAGAAAAAAAAGCCTCATGAAAAAGAATCAAATAATTGAGAAgtgattgaaattgaagaaataaACGTGGCTGGCATTCTTTCCAATTCCTATTTGTTCGAACAATGCAATACTGAAATATAATAAACAACAATCCTAAAATATATTCCAttagaaaataaactaatataacataattctaatatttttttatcaattatcaTGTCTTCCCTACCTCGTTTCCAAGATTCCTTATCAACAcaaatgaaaaacaataaaaaatacaaaacaaaagGGAGTATCAGTACGAAAGTTGCATCAGAACTGAAGAGGCGAGAATTTATTGTTAACAAAGAAGAAATATTAACAAATTAAttgggaagaagaagaaaaagaagtaccAGCAGCAGTTCAAAGGAGAAATTGGAGTGAGAGAATGCGGCGTTGAAGAAGAAGCTCGGGAATGAACAGATCTGAAAATACGTTGTACCACGGCAACTACGGTGGCATCGACGGCAGAAACTGTGGCGACAACGGTGGTGAAAACTGCGGTGGCAGCAGGGGCGACAGTATAGAGAACAGATTTGATCCAAAAACACGTTGATAGAAGAGGTGGCTCGATCCAGAAGCTCTCTACTGCAATGAACACGACAGTGGTAATGGCGCCGACAATGAAAACGACAGCGGAAATGGCGGTGAACCTGGCAGTAGAAAATCTAGGGTTCCATAGCCACTCTCTCAGCTAACTAAACGCCTTTCATTTCGGAAATAAGGGAAAATGAGATTTGTTtcctaaattttgaattttaattaattatgggtGGGGGTTTTTAAAATTgccataaataaaatatattgtgGAAGTTTTTAAAAACCTCCACTAAAATATTCCCACAAACAAATATTAATCTTGTAGTGAACCATGACCCGCCCACGACTCCTATTGGAAACTGATCGCGGATTCGGAATTTTCTCGGTGCAGTCTGTGTTTAACAATTCATCCCCGCCTACTGAGGATGCCTGCTTCCAGATGGATGATGATGTGCGTATCTTGGGTTCCTGCAATGGCTTGTTCTGCCTCGCCTTGATCAGCGGTAATAGACGCTGGGAATCCATCAGATTGTGGAACCCTTGTACCAGATTGGCTTCCGATTGGTGGAAAATTCGGCAAGAGTGGCCCATGATCGGGGATTACATGTATGGTTTTGGCTATGATCATGTGCATGATAATTACAAGTTTATTGAGGGTTCTTGGGCACTCGGCTACAAAGTTCACACCTTTGGTTCCAATTCTTGGACAACCATCATTCAAGATCTTCCATTTTATCCCCAGCTGGCGATAGGGAAGTTTGTGAATGGCACTCTCAATTGGGTAGCTAAGCCTCTTGACAACAGCTTAGAATGGGTTATCATTTCCTTTGACTTGGCCAACGAGAATTGTTGCCCAATGTCCCCGCCTAATATGGATCATGTTGATTACGATTATCGTACTGGTATCTATGCTAAGTTGGGTGTCTTGAGGAACAACCTTTGTGTTTGTTTCAATGAAAACTATAGTCGTTTGGCTTTGTGGGAGATGAAGGAGCATGGGGTTCAAGAGTCTTGGACTAAGTTGCTCACCATACCTAGGGAGCATGATGTACCCCGCCGGGCTTATGAATTCCCACGGCTTCATTCATTTAGAGTCTTGTACATCATGGAAAATGATGACGTTCTGGCTGTTTACTATTATTCCAATGCTTGCAAATTACTTATGTTTAATGCAAATGTTGGCCAGCTATCGCATCCAAATCTTTACAAAGCAGGTCTTCTGAACTGCTATGTTTATCATGAAAGCTTGGTTTCGCCCTCCCATTTAGGTCTTCCATGTTTTTTATATGGATCCACTACTGATTAAATCAACTCCATGTTTATTGCTTAATGACTCTCTCTTATTGTGGCTTCTTTTAAGTCCTACTCTCATTTATTAATgcagtttattttcttttcctcaaCTTGGTGTAGCGCTACATGACTCTACTTTCTAGTTTCCATCCATATGATTATCCCAATGGCTATCTAACagtaaattagtaatatatatcTCTATCAGTACTGAATAAGGTGCATCAGGCACCGTCAATTCATGTTCTCCAAGGTTTCCATACCCTGGAGAAAACACAAGCAATGTGCATCAAACATGTATAACATTGGATTCCTAAATCATGGAGTCATGACAATTAATCAAATCCTTTACTTTTGAACAAAAGCGAAGGTCCTAGGTATGCTGGCACTTATTTTCAGATTCCGATACGGTTTCTACCACCACTTCCATAAAATTTCCAGTTAATACAAAATTTTAGAGGAAAAGGATAATGTAGAGAAGAAATTTCCAGAAAGTGCAGCTTTAATTAAACTATACAATTAAAAGTGATAGGGTGAACAACAAAAGACTTGCTAGGTTTATTGCTTGGCTTTGAGACCAGTTTCTACGCGTTCAATGAGCTGATCTGCACTCATTGTTCCCTCCTGCAAATCATACCACAAGAGAAGATATAAAAATCAAGCAAACTAACCAGccaaataatgataataataataataaaaagatgaTGCAAACTATAAATAAACGAAATATATGATGTAGCTTCAACATGAGAACTCAGTTTTGTGTTTCGAAAATTGGTGGGCACAAGGGAAACTttcaaataaatatattaagtAATAATGGTATGACTTCAATATATTTATAGTTATATATACAAAACGAGTGTGAAGATAACATAGGTCTTCAACATTTTTGAACAGATGCACTTATTAGATTCTTAACCATGTAAtcaaagcatgttttcattatGTTAAAGTCAACAAAAGCAAGCCTTAGAGACAAAGAATGTGAATGAATGTGTAAACATCCAGTCCTAATTTCGAACTAGATGCAAGTCCACTATATCCAACAATGCAAAGTTAAAGTAATATTACAATGTGTTATTAACCTCTTTACTAAACTGATTTATAAA from Arachis stenosperma cultivar V10309 chromosome 9, arast.V10309.gnm1.PFL2, whole genome shotgun sequence encodes the following:
- the LOC130950351 gene encoding F-box/kelch-repeat protein At3g23880-like, whose translation is MTRPRLLLETDRGFGIFSVQSVFNNSSPPTEDACFQMDDDVRILGSCNGLFCLALISGNRRWESIRLWNPCTRLASDWWKIRQEWPMIGDYMYGFGYDHVHDNYKFIEGSWALGYKVHTFGSNSWTTIIQDLPFYPQLAIGKFVNGTLNWVAKPLDNSLEWVIISFDLANENCCPMSPPNMDHVDYDYRTGIYAKLGVLRNNLCVCFNENYSRLALWEMKEHGVQESWTKLLTIPREHDVPRRAYEFPRLHSFRVLYIMENDDVLAVYYYSNACKLLMFNANVGQLSHPNLYKAGLLNCYVYHESLVSPSHLGLPCFLYGSTTD